A portion of the Musa acuminata AAA Group cultivar baxijiao chromosome BXJ1-1, Cavendish_Baxijiao_AAA, whole genome shotgun sequence genome contains these proteins:
- the LOC135582369 gene encoding uncharacterized protein LOC135582369 — MEPIASVLDTIKGFVQSGEQFVKGAFQRCFDPHRKNPIEILKRLQRETFSDLMKIRDRQDKVERIISSFMSGKGNPFHEASTQLKGIINVDGALLFQDDQQAYHALDSSRINTGIDSRFTFKINLRQKDALFAEFASHQNTYHGNGVTGSPLVLSKVMYLASISDSLSVISIPYGATCNDFLYDSDHTQGECLTVRPPLFNLYHACAVGLSVKTSNFAAAFAELFSGWRTEMGPASHSNKLSTFGQISFQNFGETRFTLSGVWHMPRSFSLPIRLCRCGSCSKPDEMELAFPVTGRRSTGSSGGSIYMSIDIDESSKFGVWFEVQKLNPTITKWALSLSDMPESEIGWGITVEGSSKGQSNSVLLESYLNFSVGKKASLQPGLAFIIDERSRAPALVFRSMWSF, encoded by the exons ATGGAGCCAATCGCTTCCGTTCTGGATACGATCAAGGGTTTCGTTCAATCCGGTGAGCAATTCGTCAAGGGCGCATTCCAGAGGTGCTTCGATCCCCACCGCAAGAACCCA ATAGAGATTTTAAAGCGTTTGCAACGGGAAACATTTTCTGATTTGATGAAGATAAGAGATAGACAAGATAAAGTTGAACGCATAATTTCTTCATTCATGTCTGGCAAAGGAAACCCTTTCCATGAAGCTAGCACACAGTTGAAAGGGATAATCAACGTTGATGGTGCTTTGCTTTTTCAAGATGATCAGCAAGCATATCATGCTCTGGATAGTTCCAGAATAAATACTGGCATTGATTCAAGGTTTACTTTTAAGATTAATCTTAGACAGAAAGATGCTTTGTTTGCAGAGTTTGCATCTCATCAGAACACGTATCATGGCAATGGAGTTACTGGCAGCCCTCTTGTACTGTCAAAAGTGATGTATCTGGCGAGTATCAGTGATTCGCTGTCTGTGATTTCAATACCATATGGAGCTACTTGTAATGATTTCCTATATGATTCAGATCATACACAG GGTGAGTGCCTTACTGTTAGGCCACCTTTGTTCAATTTGTATCATGCTTGTGCGGTCGGCTTATCTGTTAAAACATCAAATTTTGCTGCTGCTTTTGCTGAACTGTTCTCTGGTTGGAGAACAGAGATGGGTCCTGCTAGTCACAGTAATAAATTGAGCACGTTTGGGCAAATATCCTTTCAAAATTTTGGAGAAACTAGATTCACACTGTCTGGTGTGTGGCACATGCCAAGATCGTTCTCTCTTCCAATTAGGCTTTGCCGTTGCGGATCCTGTTCTAAACCAGATGAAATGGAGCTAGCATTTCCTGTCACTGGAAGGCGGTCAACAGGAAGTTCTGGTGGATCCATCTATATGTCAATAGATATTGATGAAAGTTCAAAATTTGGGGTCTGGTTTGAGGTACAGAAATTAAACCCAACTATAACAAAGTGGGCTCTCTCCTTGTCTGACATGCCAGAAAGTGAGATTGGATGGGGCATTACAGTGGAAGGAAGCTCCAAAGGACAATCTAATTCAGTTCTGTTGGAGAGTTATCTAAATTTTAGTGTGGGCAAAAAAGCCAGTTTGCAGCCAGGTCTGGCCTTTATCATTGACGAGAGAAGTCGAGCACCTGCACTGGTGTTTCGGTCTATGTGgtctttttga
- the LOC103980769 gene encoding chloroplast protein FOR GROWTH AND FERTILITY 2 isoform X1, with translation MERLIPSPCRTAPPFARPRPPVLLRRPPSYPKHSLPWLPRNGFKPVASLVSKRVGPPPPHPTPAVPSSSSSLSDASASRSAEEARKAELFPERRASAGSILRKISSSQAVHSAVLVLTSAIIFTIIQPILVPPSYATVQSAARSGGRLIRTELLSSAWTGFLAGCLHTLSGPDHLAALAPLSIGRTRIESAVVGALWGCGHDTGQVVFGLLFLMLKDRLHIEVIRTWGTRVVGLTLLVIGAIGFREASEVPTPCVALENGECDVSIYEHLDAGPTGKKKFGLATFATGIVHGLQPDALMMVLPALALPSRLAGAAFLCMFLVGTVFAMASYTVFIGSFTQALKERVPRITEKLTWAASLVAISMGLAILISQFFGFSLY, from the exons ATGGAGAGGCTTATCCCTTCCCCCTGTCGAACGGCTCCGCCCTTCGCGAGGCCTCGCCCGCCTGTCCTCCTCCGGCGACCCCCATCGTACCCCAAGCACAGCCTTCCTTGGCTCCCGCGCAATGGCTTCAAGCCCGTGGCTTCGCTCGTCTCCAAACGAGTAGGACCGCCGCCGCCGCATCCCACGCCTGCTGTTCCtagctcttcctcctccctctccgatGCCTCGGCTTCTCGCTCCGCCGAGGAGGCCCGGAAGGCTGAGCTATTTCCCGAAAGAAGAGCATCCGCCGGTTCTATCCTGCGAAAG ATCTCTTCCTCTCAGGCTGTACATTCTGCAGTGCTTGTTCTCACATCAGCAATAATTTTTACAATAATCCAACCAATTCTAGTGCCGCCCTCCTATGCAACAGTGCAGTCTGCTGCCAGATCTGGTGGAAGGCTCATTAGAACGGAATTATTAAGCAGTGCATGGACTGGTTTTCTTGCTGGTTGCCTACACACATTATCGGGCCCTGACCATCTTGCTGCCTTGGCTCCCTTATCCATTGGCAGAACGAGGATCGAGAGTGCTGTAGTAGGAGCCCTTTGGGGATGCGGCCATGATACTGGTCAAGTGGTATTTGGATTACTGTTCCTTATGCTCAAAGATCGTCTGCACATTGAGGTCATTCGTACATGGGGAACAAGAGTTGTTGGTTTAACTCTGCTTGTCATTGGTGCAATTGGATTCAGAGAGGCCTCAGAGGTGCCCACGCCTTGTGTCGCTTTAGAAAATGGGGAGTGTGATGTTAGTATCTACGAGCACTTGGATGCAGGTCCGACTGGGAAAAAGAAGTTTGGACTTGCAACCTTTGCTACCGGCATTGTGCATGGTCTGCAGCCTGATGCACTCATGATGGTCTTGCCAGCGCTAGCACTTCCGTCGCGCTTGGCTGGTGCTGCATTTTTGTGTATGTTTCTTGTTGGCACGGTGTTTGCCATGGCAAGTTACACAGTTTTCATAGGTTCATTCACTCAGGCACTGAAAGAAAGGGTTCCTAGGATTACAGAGAAGCTAACATGGGCTGCTTCTCTTGTAGCAATATCCATGGGACTAGCCATTCTCATTAGCCAGTTCTTTGGTTTTAGTCTGTACTGA
- the LOC103980769 gene encoding chloroplast protein FOR GROWTH AND FERTILITY 2 isoform X2, with protein sequence MERLIPSPCRTAPPFARPRPPVLLRRPPSYPKHSLPWLPRNGFKPVASLVSKRVGPPPPHPTPAVPSSSSSLSDASASRSAEEARKAELFPERRASAGSILRKAVHSAVLVLTSAIIFTIIQPILVPPSYATVQSAARSGGRLIRTELLSSAWTGFLAGCLHTLSGPDHLAALAPLSIGRTRIESAVVGALWGCGHDTGQVVFGLLFLMLKDRLHIEVIRTWGTRVVGLTLLVIGAIGFREASEVPTPCVALENGECDVSIYEHLDAGPTGKKKFGLATFATGIVHGLQPDALMMVLPALALPSRLAGAAFLCMFLVGTVFAMASYTVFIGSFTQALKERVPRITEKLTWAASLVAISMGLAILISQFFGFSLY encoded by the exons ATGGAGAGGCTTATCCCTTCCCCCTGTCGAACGGCTCCGCCCTTCGCGAGGCCTCGCCCGCCTGTCCTCCTCCGGCGACCCCCATCGTACCCCAAGCACAGCCTTCCTTGGCTCCCGCGCAATGGCTTCAAGCCCGTGGCTTCGCTCGTCTCCAAACGAGTAGGACCGCCGCCGCCGCATCCCACGCCTGCTGTTCCtagctcttcctcctccctctccgatGCCTCGGCTTCTCGCTCCGCCGAGGAGGCCCGGAAGGCTGAGCTATTTCCCGAAAGAAGAGCATCCGCCGGTTCTATCCTGCGAAAG GCTGTACATTCTGCAGTGCTTGTTCTCACATCAGCAATAATTTTTACAATAATCCAACCAATTCTAGTGCCGCCCTCCTATGCAACAGTGCAGTCTGCTGCCAGATCTGGTGGAAGGCTCATTAGAACGGAATTATTAAGCAGTGCATGGACTGGTTTTCTTGCTGGTTGCCTACACACATTATCGGGCCCTGACCATCTTGCTGCCTTGGCTCCCTTATCCATTGGCAGAACGAGGATCGAGAGTGCTGTAGTAGGAGCCCTTTGGGGATGCGGCCATGATACTGGTCAAGTGGTATTTGGATTACTGTTCCTTATGCTCAAAGATCGTCTGCACATTGAGGTCATTCGTACATGGGGAACAAGAGTTGTTGGTTTAACTCTGCTTGTCATTGGTGCAATTGGATTCAGAGAGGCCTCAGAGGTGCCCACGCCTTGTGTCGCTTTAGAAAATGGGGAGTGTGATGTTAGTATCTACGAGCACTTGGATGCAGGTCCGACTGGGAAAAAGAAGTTTGGACTTGCAACCTTTGCTACCGGCATTGTGCATGGTCTGCAGCCTGATGCACTCATGATGGTCTTGCCAGCGCTAGCACTTCCGTCGCGCTTGGCTGGTGCTGCATTTTTGTGTATGTTTCTTGTTGGCACGGTGTTTGCCATGGCAAGTTACACAGTTTTCATAGGTTCATTCACTCAGGCACTGAAAGAAAGGGTTCCTAGGATTACAGAGAAGCTAACATGGGCTGCTTCTCTTGTAGCAATATCCATGGGACTAGCCATTCTCATTAGCCAGTTCTTTGGTTTTAGTCTGTACTGA